Proteins from one Gaiella occulta genomic window:
- the bioB gene encoding biotin synthase BioB: MRDTLPPMPAAGSIRHDWTLREIEEIHALPLPELLFRAQSVHRAHHDPLQVQGCALLSVKTGGCPEDCAYCPQSARYTTGVGREPLLGVEETLVAAARARDQGATRFCMGAAWRSAPRGAQFDRVLEMVRGVRALGLEACCTLGMLTAEQAEALAQAGLTAYNHNLDTSPEFYGAIITTRTYADRLETLGHVRRAGITVCCGGIIGMGEDLSDRLGLLGQLAAQDPHPESVPINMLVRVAGTPLAEADPIDPLELVRVIATARILMPASIVRLSAGRLSLSDEAQALCFLAGAGSIFIGDRLLTTGNPEVDRDRELLERLGMRLADEPVTVS; encoded by the coding sequence ATGCGTGACACACTTCCCCCGATGCCTGCAGCCGGGTCGATCCGCCACGACTGGACGCTCCGCGAGATCGAGGAGATCCACGCGCTCCCGTTGCCGGAGCTCCTCTTCCGCGCGCAGTCCGTCCATCGCGCGCACCACGACCCGTTGCAGGTGCAGGGGTGCGCGCTCCTCAGCGTCAAGACGGGAGGGTGCCCCGAGGATTGCGCCTACTGCCCGCAGTCGGCGCGATACACGACCGGCGTCGGCCGGGAGCCGCTGCTCGGCGTCGAGGAGACGCTCGTTGCCGCCGCCCGCGCGCGCGACCAGGGAGCGACGCGCTTCTGCATGGGCGCCGCCTGGCGCAGCGCGCCGCGCGGGGCACAGTTCGATCGCGTGCTCGAGATGGTGCGCGGCGTCCGCGCCCTCGGCCTGGAGGCCTGCTGCACGCTCGGCATGCTCACGGCCGAGCAAGCGGAGGCGCTCGCCCAGGCGGGGTTGACGGCCTACAACCACAACCTCGACACGTCGCCCGAGTTCTACGGAGCGATCATCACGACGCGCACGTACGCCGACAGGCTCGAGACGCTCGGCCATGTGCGCCGGGCTGGAATCACCGTCTGCTGCGGCGGCATCATAGGGATGGGCGAGGATCTATCCGATCGTCTTGGCCTGCTCGGTCAGCTTGCCGCGCAGGATCCGCATCCCGAGAGCGTCCCCATCAACATGCTCGTGCGCGTCGCCGGCACGCCGCTCGCCGAGGCAGACCCGATCGATCCGCTCGAGCTCGTCCGCGTGATCGCGACCGCGCGGATCCTGATGCCGGCGTCGATCGTCAGGCTCAGCGCCGGCCGGCTCTCGCTCAGCGACGAGGCGCAGGCCCTGTGCTTCCTCGCCGGCGCCGGCTCGATCTTCATCGGCGACAGGCTCCTCACGACCGGCAACCCGGAGGTCGACCGCGACAGGGAGCTTCTCGAGCGGCTCGGCATGCGACTCGCCGACGAGCCGGTCACGGTGTCGTAG
- a CDS encoding MBL fold metallo-hydrolase produces MTIEPIDLLHGGARRVIASYLVESEDGLALVDCGPSSCLQALKDGLAARGVGVGDLRHLLLTHIHLDHAGAAGPLVREHPGLQVHVSEVGAPHLVDPSRLEASARRLYGEAFDALWGELSPVPAENVHAVAGRVLDLDCFPSPGHARHHVSYLHPDGTLFTGDSVGVRISPARFVLAPTPPPEIDLEAWRRTLEETERRGPARLALTHFGVFDDVQGHLARFRETLHVWAERVAHGMDEATFVAAARADCASSDPDEVDAYDRSAPYWQCFAGLQRYWCKRSEAAAS; encoded by the coding sequence ATGACGATCGAGCCGATCGACCTGCTGCACGGCGGCGCGCGGCGCGTGATCGCGTCGTACCTCGTCGAGAGCGAGGACGGGCTCGCCCTCGTCGACTGCGGGCCGTCGAGCTGCCTGCAGGCGCTGAAGGACGGCCTCGCCGCCCGCGGCGTCGGCGTGGGCGACCTCCGCCACCTGCTGCTGACGCACATCCACCTCGATCACGCCGGCGCCGCGGGGCCGCTCGTGCGCGAGCACCCCGGGCTGCAGGTGCACGTGTCCGAGGTCGGCGCCCCGCATCTCGTCGACCCGAGCCGCCTCGAGGCGAGCGCCCGCCGGCTCTACGGCGAGGCGTTCGACGCGCTGTGGGGCGAGCTCTCCCCCGTGCCGGCCGAGAACGTCCACGCGGTCGCCGGGCGCGTGCTCGACCTCGACTGCTTCCCGAGCCCCGGCCACGCCCGGCACCACGTGTCGTACCTGCACCCGGACGGCACCCTGTTCACGGGCGACTCGGTCGGCGTGCGCATCTCTCCTGCCCGCTTCGTGCTCGCGCCGACGCCGCCGCCCGAGATCGACCTGGAGGCGTGGCGGCGCACCCTCGAGGAGACGGAGCGTCGCGGGCCGGCGCGGCTCGCGCTCACCCACTTCGGCGTCTTCGACGACGTGCAGGGCCATCTGGCGCGCTTCCGCGAGACGCTGCACGTCTGGGCCGAGCGCGTCGCCCACGGCATGGACGAGGCCACGTTCGTGGCCGCCGCGCGCGCCGACTGCGCCTCCTCCGACCCGGACGAGGTGGACGCGTACGACCGCTCGGCGCCGTACTGGCAGTGCTTCGCCGGACTGCAGCGGTACTGGTGCAAGAGGAGCGAGGCGGCGGCCTCGTAG
- a CDS encoding peptidylprolyl isomerase, which produces MTHATLHTSEGAIEIELFPEDAPKTVENFTKLAGEGFYDGLAFHRVIPDFMIQGGCPLGTGGGGPGYQFEDELNRHKVVRGALAMANAGPNTNGSQFFIVTAEATPWLDGKHTVFGRVVSGQEVADRISRVDRDGRDRPTTPVTIEKVDIADGQPG; this is translated from the coding sequence ATGACACATGCAACGCTCCACACCAGCGAGGGCGCGATCGAGATCGAGCTCTTCCCGGAGGACGCGCCGAAGACGGTCGAGAACTTCACGAAGCTCGCAGGCGAAGGCTTCTACGACGGGCTCGCCTTCCACCGCGTCATCCCCGACTTCATGATCCAGGGCGGCTGCCCGCTCGGCACCGGCGGCGGCGGCCCGGGCTACCAGTTCGAAGACGAGCTCAACCGGCACAAGGTGGTCAGGGGTGCGCTCGCGATGGCGAACGCGGGCCCGAACACGAACGGCTCGCAGTTCTTCATCGTCACCGCCGAGGCGACGCCGTGGCTCGACGGCAAGCACACGGTGTTCGGCCGGGTCGTCTCCGGCCAGGAGGTCGCCGACAGGATCTCCCGCGTCGACCGCGACGGCCGTGACCGGCCGACCACGCCGGTGACGATCGAGAAGGTCGACATCGCCGACGGGCAGCCGGGGTGA
- a CDS encoding cystathionine gamma-synthase produces MEFETRAIHAGQEPDPATGAVTTPIYQTSTFAQEAVGVHKGYDYARVANPTRTALEECLASLEGAAFGHAFGSGLGATTTVMHLVDPGERVVCVNDVYGGVYRMFSQVYEPKGYAFDYVTPHELSTNLAAHLDERTRLVWVESPTNPLLNVVDIRAAADAAHAAGALLVVDNTFATPYLQQPLELGADVVIHSTTKYLGGHSDVVGGFTGTNDPTISERLRFLQKSLGAVPGPFDAWLVLRGLKTLAVRMRQHCENARAVVAFLQEHPRVVDVLYPGLPTHPGHEIAARQMRDFGGMVSFLVESEEEAVDLVARTKVWTLAESLGGVESLIEHPFRMTHAATASGPFAAPRNLVRLSVGIESAGDLVSDLEQALSSARVGGIAPS; encoded by the coding sequence ATGGAATTCGAGACGCGCGCGATCCACGCCGGCCAGGAGCCCGACCCGGCGACGGGCGCGGTGACGACGCCGATCTACCAGACCTCCACGTTCGCCCAGGAGGCGGTCGGCGTCCACAAGGGCTACGACTACGCGCGCGTCGCGAACCCGACGCGCACCGCCCTCGAGGAGTGCCTCGCCTCGCTCGAGGGCGCGGCGTTCGGCCACGCATTCGGATCGGGGCTCGGGGCGACGACAACGGTCATGCACCTCGTCGATCCGGGCGAGCGCGTGGTGTGCGTCAACGACGTCTACGGCGGCGTCTACCGCATGTTCTCGCAGGTGTACGAGCCGAAGGGCTACGCCTTCGACTACGTCACGCCGCACGAGTTGTCGACGAACCTCGCCGCGCACCTCGACGAGCGCACGCGCCTCGTCTGGGTCGAGTCGCCAACCAACCCGCTGCTGAACGTCGTCGACATCCGCGCCGCGGCCGACGCGGCGCATGCGGCGGGCGCGCTGCTCGTCGTCGACAACACGTTCGCCACGCCGTACCTGCAGCAGCCGCTCGAGCTCGGCGCGGACGTCGTCATCCACTCGACGACGAAGTACCTCGGCGGCCACTCCGACGTCGTCGGCGGCTTCACGGGCACCAACGACCCGACGATCTCCGAGCGCCTGCGCTTCCTGCAGAAGTCGCTCGGCGCCGTGCCGGGGCCGTTCGACGCCTGGCTCGTGCTGCGCGGCCTCAAGACCCTCGCCGTGCGCATGCGGCAGCACTGCGAGAACGCGCGCGCCGTCGTCGCCTTCCTGCAGGAGCACCCGCGCGTCGTCGACGTGCTCTATCCCGGGCTCCCGACGCACCCCGGGCACGAGATCGCCGCACGGCAGATGCGCGACTTCGGCGGCATGGTCTCGTTCCTCGTCGAGTCCGAGGAAGAGGCGGTGGATCTCGTCGCGCGGACGAAGGTGTGGACGCTCGCGGAGAGCCTCGGCGGCGTCGAGAGCCTGATCGAGCACCCCTTCCGCATGACGCACGCCGCGACGGCGAGCGGGCCGTTCGCGGCGCCGCGCAACCTCGTGCGGCTGTCGGTCGGGATCGAGTCGGCCGGCGATCTCGTCTCCGACCTCGAGCAGGCGCTCAGCTCCGCGCGGGTGGGCGGCATCGCCCCGTCCTGA
- a CDS encoding threonine ammonia-lyase, with product MTLRTPLVRLQAPESPAEVWLKLECLQVIGSFKIRGAANAIRGAPPGAIGGGVLTTSAGNMAQGVAWIAREEGVPATIVVPEHAPQTKLDAIGRLGGSVVKVPFERWWRAMEEGSYPGAGGYFVHPVMDDAVMAGNGTIALELVEDLEGIEAVLVPWGGGGLTTGIASALHELSPATRVLACEPETGAPLAASLAAGTATSVAYTPSFVDGAGGKALLPAMWERARPLLAGSVVVSLDEAAAAVRLLAERARVVAEGAGALAVAAALSGRAGEGRIVCVVSGGNIDASRLAAILEGTTPS from the coding sequence GTGACCCTGCGCACACCGCTCGTACGCCTGCAGGCGCCCGAGTCGCCCGCCGAGGTCTGGCTCAAGCTCGAGTGCCTGCAGGTCATCGGCTCGTTCAAGATCCGCGGCGCGGCCAACGCCATCCGCGGCGCGCCACCCGGGGCGATCGGCGGCGGGGTGCTGACGACGAGCGCCGGCAACATGGCCCAGGGCGTCGCCTGGATCGCACGCGAGGAGGGCGTGCCGGCGACGATCGTCGTGCCGGAGCACGCGCCGCAGACGAAGCTCGACGCGATCGGGCGTCTCGGCGGCTCGGTCGTCAAGGTGCCGTTCGAGCGCTGGTGGCGGGCGATGGAGGAAGGCTCGTACCCGGGTGCCGGCGGCTACTTCGTCCATCCCGTGATGGACGACGCGGTGATGGCGGGCAACGGCACGATCGCGCTCGAGCTGGTGGAGGACCTCGAGGGGATCGAAGCGGTGCTCGTGCCCTGGGGCGGCGGCGGGTTGACGACGGGGATCGCGAGCGCCCTGCACGAGCTCAGCCCCGCCACGCGCGTGCTCGCCTGCGAGCCCGAGACGGGTGCGCCGCTCGCCGCGTCGCTCGCGGCCGGTACCGCGACGTCCGTCGCCTACACGCCCTCGTTCGTCGACGGCGCCGGCGGCAAGGCCCTGCTGCCGGCGATGTGGGAGCGCGCGCGGCCGCTCCTTGCCGGCTCGGTCGTCGTGTCGCTCGACGAGGCCGCCGCGGCCGTGCGCCTGCTCGCCGAGCGCGCGCGGGTCGTGGCGGAAGGCGCCGGGGCGCTCGCCGTCGCGGCCGCGCTCTCGGGCCGGGCGGGCGAGGGCCGGATCGTGTGCGTCGTCTCCGGCGGCAACATCGACGCATCCCGCCTGGCCGCGATCCTCGAGGGCACGACGCCCTCCTAG
- a CDS encoding winged helix-turn-helix domain-containing protein, whose amino-acid sequence MRVISRTGLRRLVVAAQGYAARSRTGTAGEVEAAIRRLACVQLDSISAVERSHRIALASRVGTYRAGTVSRLLAQGRVFEYWAHEACLLPIEDWPLFATQMRTGGRRWYGNVGDTHPHLAEEILDEIRRRGPLGSRHFEGSAAGGMWNWKPAKAMLERLWNHGALVIAGRQGFQRLYDLPERVVPKALLDATPPSAHDRLRALALRAVRARGALTEAGIVEHWRLRGGVAGVRPAVDGLVADGLLERVAVDDGGAAVVVPAGADLDAATPSAAVLLSPFDNLLWDRPFARRVFGFDHLIEVYKREHERRYGYYVLPLLWRDRIVGRADLKAERGDGVLVLKAFHREPGVRASAGLDDALDRALDRLRRACRLEAFVRR is encoded by the coding sequence GTGCGCGTCATCTCCCGCACCGGGCTGCGCCGGCTCGTCGTCGCCGCGCAGGGATATGCGGCGCGCTCGCGGACGGGCACGGCCGGCGAGGTCGAGGCGGCGATCCGGCGCCTCGCCTGCGTACAGCTCGACTCGATCTCGGCCGTCGAGCGCAGCCACCGCATCGCGCTCGCCTCCCGCGTCGGCACCTACCGGGCGGGCACCGTCTCGCGCCTGCTCGCGCAGGGGCGCGTGTTCGAGTACTGGGCTCACGAGGCGTGCCTGCTGCCGATCGAGGACTGGCCGCTGTTCGCGACTCAGATGCGCACGGGCGGCAGGCGCTGGTACGGGAACGTGGGCGACACGCACCCGCACCTCGCCGAGGAGATCCTCGACGAGATCCGTCGCCGCGGCCCGCTCGGGTCGCGCCACTTCGAAGGATCGGCCGCGGGCGGTATGTGGAACTGGAAGCCGGCGAAGGCGATGCTCGAGCGGCTGTGGAACCACGGGGCGCTCGTGATCGCCGGGCGGCAGGGCTTCCAGCGCCTCTACGACCTGCCCGAGCGCGTGGTGCCGAAGGCGCTGCTGGACGCCACGCCGCCATCCGCGCACGACCGGTTGCGCGCGCTCGCGCTGCGCGCCGTACGCGCCCGCGGAGCGCTCACCGAGGCAGGCATCGTCGAGCATTGGCGGCTCAGGGGTGGCGTCGCCGGCGTCCGTCCCGCGGTCGACGGCCTCGTCGCGGACGGGTTGCTCGAGCGCGTGGCGGTCGACGACGGGGGCGCGGCGGTCGTCGTGCCCGCGGGAGCAGATCTCGACGCCGCAACGCCGTCGGCGGCGGTCCTGCTCTCCCCGTTCGACAACCTGCTGTGGGACCGGCCGTTCGCACGCCGCGTGTTCGGATTCGACCACCTGATCGAGGTCTACAAGCGCGAGCACGAGCGGCGCTACGGGTACTACGTGCTGCCGCTGCTGTGGCGCGACCGCATCGTCGGCCGCGCCGACCTCAAGGCGGAGCGCGGCGACGGCGTCCTCGTGCTGAAGGCGTTCCACCGCGAGCCCGGCGTGCGGGCATCCGCCGGCCTCGACGACGCGCTCGACCGCGCGCTCGACCGGCTCCGGCGTGCCTGCCGGCTCGAGGCTTTCGTACGGCGGTGA
- a CDS encoding SDR family NAD(P)-dependent oxidoreductase, with translation MSLAGKTAIVTGASSGIGAATVRKLRQAGVRVAGGARRVEQVEADLALPLDVTDEASSRAFVDAAVEQLGGVDILFNNAGLALGRAPFVESSEDDEARVLHTNVDGVLRITRLVLPHLHDGGHIVFMGSVAGRQAYPGGASYIASKFAVRGFSYALREDLLGRPIRITTVDAGLVETEFSLVRFRGDRAAADAVYEGVDPITPDEVADCVLFALTRPPHVNLDEIVIKALAQSSGARVVRRPTA, from the coding sequence GTGAGCCTCGCCGGCAAGACCGCGATCGTCACCGGCGCCTCGTCGGGCATCGGCGCCGCCACCGTGCGCAAGCTGCGGCAGGCCGGCGTGCGGGTCGCGGGGGGAGCACGGCGCGTCGAGCAGGTCGAGGCCGACCTGGCGCTCCCGCTCGACGTCACCGACGAGGCGAGCTCGAGGGCGTTCGTCGACGCGGCCGTGGAGCAGCTCGGCGGCGTCGACATCCTCTTCAACAACGCCGGGCTCGCGCTCGGCCGCGCGCCGTTCGTCGAGTCGAGCGAGGACGACGAGGCGCGCGTGCTGCACACGAACGTCGACGGCGTGCTCCGCATCACCCGGCTCGTGCTGCCGCACCTGCACGACGGCGGGCACATCGTGTTCATGGGCTCCGTCGCGGGCCGGCAGGCGTACCCGGGAGGCGCCTCCTACATCGCGTCGAAGTTCGCCGTGCGCGGCTTCAGCTACGCGCTGCGCGAGGACCTGCTCGGCCGCCCGATCCGCATCACCACCGTCGACGCCGGGCTCGTCGAGACGGAGTTCTCGCTCGTGCGCTTCCGCGGCGACCGGGCGGCCGCCGACGCCGTCTACGAGGGCGTCGACCCGATCACCCCGGACGAGGTCGCCGACTGCGTCCTCTTCGCGCTCACGCGCCCGCCGCACGTCAACCTCGACGAGATCGTGATCAAGGCGCTCGCGCAGTCGAGCGGAGCGCGCGTCGTGCGCCGCCCGACCGCGTAG
- a CDS encoding MATE family efflux transporter yields the protein MRLRSRYDGEIVPLALPASGAQALWLSLGVALAALAGPVVALVGGRGQTGEYAVLYLRIVSLGVPPAFLAIGGQGFLRGVCDLRTPLRIVIAGNLVNVVLELLFVACALVLAATLAGDWGVRGVWAALALLIAVRLSLLGARFVRRRWLVTGWAPAR from the coding sequence ATGCGCCTGCGCTCCCGCTACGACGGCGAGATCGTGCCGCTCGCGCTGCCGGCGTCCGGCGCGCAGGCGCTGTGGCTGTCGCTCGGCGTCGCTCTCGCCGCGCTCGCGGGCCCGGTGGTGGCGCTCGTCGGCGGCAGGGGGCAGACCGGCGAGTACGCGGTGCTCTACCTGCGCATCGTGTCGCTCGGGGTGCCGCCGGCGTTTCTCGCCATCGGCGGGCAGGGCTTCCTGCGCGGCGTCTGCGACCTGCGCACGCCGCTTCGGATCGTGATCGCCGGCAACCTCGTCAACGTCGTCCTCGAGTTGCTGTTCGTCGCCTGTGCCCTCGTGCTCGCCGCGACGCTCGCGGGCGACTGGGGCGTGCGCGGTGTGTGGGCGGCTCTCGCGCTGCTGATCGCGGTGAGGCTTTCGTTGCTGGGCGCGCGCTTCGTGCGGCGCCGCTGGCTCGTCACCGGCTGGGCACCGGCCCGGTAG
- a CDS encoding ornithine cyclodeaminase family protein: MLVLSEHDVRELLDMESCIAAMEDVLARLAHDEIHNPLRFLMRPPASALMGFMPAYRGGGSPLFSLKEIVVAPGNSELGLDPHQGAVLLHDGKTGRLHAVLNASAVTEIRTAAVSALATKLLARPGARTVAVLGSGVQGRSHVDAMQTILDDPVIRIWSRNPAHAEALALETHALAAASIEEALDGADVVCTTTASREPILRRAWLAPGTHVNAVGASVPTARELDSDTVASASLFVDRRESTLNESGDYLFAVEEAGIGPEHIRAELGELLTGAHPGRVADDELTLFKSLGIAAEDLAAAELCVERARERGIGSEVEF, from the coding sequence ATGCTCGTGCTGTCCGAGCACGACGTGCGCGAGCTGCTCGACATGGAGTCGTGCATCGCCGCCATGGAGGACGTGCTCGCACGGCTCGCGCACGACGAGATCCACAACCCGCTGCGGTTCCTCATGCGCCCGCCGGCGAGCGCGCTGATGGGCTTCATGCCCGCCTACCGCGGCGGCGGCTCGCCGCTCTTCTCCCTCAAGGAGATCGTGGTCGCACCCGGGAACTCCGAGCTCGGCCTCGATCCGCACCAGGGCGCCGTGCTGCTGCACGACGGGAAGACGGGCCGGCTGCACGCGGTCCTGAACGCGTCGGCGGTCACCGAGATCCGCACGGCGGCCGTGTCGGCGCTGGCGACGAAGCTGCTGGCCCGGCCCGGGGCGCGCACCGTCGCGGTGCTCGGGTCCGGCGTGCAGGGACGGTCGCACGTCGATGCCATGCAGACCATCCTCGACGACCCGGTCATCCGCATCTGGAGCCGCAACCCCGCGCACGCGGAGGCGCTCGCGCTCGAGACGCACGCGCTCGCGGCCGCGTCGATCGAGGAGGCGCTCGACGGAGCAGACGTCGTCTGCACGACGACCGCGTCGCGCGAGCCGATCCTGCGGCGGGCCTGGCTCGCGCCGGGGACGCACGTGAACGCCGTCGGCGCGTCCGTCCCGACCGCACGCGAGCTCGACTCCGACACCGTTGCCTCCGCCTCGCTGTTCGTCGACCGGCGCGAGTCGACGCTGAACGAGTCGGGCGACTACCTGTTCGCCGTCGAGGAGGCGGGCATCGGCCCCGAGCACATCCGCGCCGAGCTCGGCGAGCTGCTCACGGGCGCGCATCCCGGCCGGGTCGCCGACGACGAGCTGACGCTGTTCAAGTCGCTCGGGATCGCCGCCGAGGATCTCGCCGCCGCCGAGCTGTGCGTCGAGCGGGCGCGCGAGCGCGGCATCGGCAGCGAGGTCGAGTTCTGA